One region of Polaribacter pectinis genomic DNA includes:
- the hisB gene encoding bifunctional histidinol-phosphatase/imidazoleglycerol-phosphate dehydratase HisB, whose translation MKKVLFIDRDGTLVLEPPVDYQLDSLEKLEYYPKVFQYMAKIAKELNYELVMVTNQDGLGTDSFPEDTFWPAQNKIISAFEKEGVVFSEILIDKTFPHENAETRKPRIGLLTKYFSDEYDLENSFVLGDRITDMELAKNLGCKGIFLSEDPELGADEIETSKQEILDCIALTSTDWKVIYEFLKLEDRVAEITRNTNETKIYIKLNLDGSGKNDIATGLHFFDHMLDQIGRHGNMDLTIKVDGDLEVDEHHTIEDTMIAFGELFNKALGNKLGIERYGFCLPMDDCLAQVAVDFGGRNWLEWDADFKREKIGDMPTEMFFHLFKSFTDGAKCNLNIKAEGVNEHHKIEGIFKAFAKAMKMAVKRDSNKMFLPSTKGML comes from the coding sequence ATGAAAAAAGTATTATTTATAGACAGAGATGGAACTTTGGTGTTAGAACCGCCAGTAGATTATCAATTAGATAGTTTAGAAAAGTTAGAATATTATCCAAAAGTATTTCAATATATGGCAAAAATTGCCAAAGAATTGAACTATGAATTGGTTATGGTTACCAATCAAGATGGTTTAGGAACTGATTCATTTCCTGAAGATACTTTTTGGCCAGCTCAAAATAAAATTATTTCAGCATTCGAAAAAGAAGGTGTTGTTTTTTCTGAAATTCTAATTGATAAAACGTTTCCACACGAAAATGCTGAAACTCGTAAACCAAGAATTGGTTTACTAACAAAGTATTTTTCTGATGAGTATGATTTAGAAAATTCTTTTGTTTTAGGAGACAGAATTACAGACATGGAGTTGGCGAAGAATTTAGGTTGTAAAGGAATTTTCTTATCAGAAGACCCTGAATTAGGGGCAGATGAAATAGAAACTTCTAAACAAGAAATTTTAGATTGTATTGCTTTAACAAGCACAGATTGGAAAGTAATTTATGAGTTTCTAAAATTAGAAGATAGAGTTGCAGAAATCACCAGAAATACGAATGAAACGAAGATTTACATCAAACTAAATTTAGACGGTTCAGGTAAAAACGATATTGCTACAGGTTTACACTTTTTCGATCATATGTTAGACCAAATTGGTAGACACGGAAATATGGATTTGACTATTAAAGTTGATGGTGATTTAGAAGTTGATGAACACCATACAATTGAAGATACTATGATTGCTTTTGGGGAATTATTCAACAAAGCACTGGGCAATAAATTAGGAATTGAAAGATATGGTTTTTGCTTACCAATGGACGATTGTTTAGCGCAAGTGGCAGTTGATTTTGGAGGAAGAAATTGGCTAGAATGGGACGCAGATTTTAAGCGTGAAAAAATTGGCGACATGCCAACAGAAATGTTTTTTCACTTGTTTAAATCGTTTACAGATGGTGCAAAATGTAATTTAAACATCAAAGCAGAAGGCGTAAATGAACATCATAAAATTGAAGGAATTTTTAAAGCATTTGCGAAAGCAATGAAAATGGCAGTAAAAAGAGATTCAAATAAGATGTTTTTACCATCTACAAAAGGAATGCTTTAA
- the hisH gene encoding imidazole glycerol phosphate synthase subunit HisH codes for MKLIIINYGAGNIKSIQFAFKRLGVDAILSNNIDEIKAADKVIFPGVGEASSAMEMLQESGLDKVIPTLKQPVLGICLGMQLMCNSSEEGNTKGLGIFDVEVKKFSKAVKVPQMGWNVVYDLKSSLFTGIKEREFMYLVHSFYAESCDEAIATTDYEIEYASALQKDNFYGVQFHPEKSGVEGAHLLQNFLNL; via the coding sequence ATGAAACTCATAATTATAAATTACGGAGCAGGAAACATAAAAAGCATTCAATTTGCTTTTAAAAGATTAGGTGTAGATGCTATTTTATCAAATAATATTGATGAAATTAAAGCTGCTGATAAAGTAATTTTCCCTGGAGTTGGTGAAGCAAGTTCTGCAATGGAAATGCTGCAAGAAAGTGGTTTAGATAAAGTTATCCCAACTTTAAAACAACCTGTTTTAGGAATTTGTTTAGGAATGCAATTAATGTGTAATTCTTCTGAAGAAGGAAATACAAAAGGATTAGGTATTTTTGATGTAGAAGTGAAAAAGTTTTCTAAAGCTGTAAAAGTTCCACAAATGGGATGGAATGTAGTGTATGATTTAAAATCTTCTTTATTTACCGGAATTAAAGAAAGAGAATTTATGTATTTAGTACATAGTTTCTATGCTGAAAGTTGTGATGAAGCAATTGCAACAACCGATTATGAAATTGAATATGCATCAGCATTACAAAAAGATAATTTTTATGGTGTACAATTTCACCCGGAAAAAAGTGGAGTAGAAGGAGCACATTTGCTTCAAAACTTCTTAAACTTATAA
- a CDS encoding RidA family protein, with protein MARKLISSGSSFEKEIGYSRAVVEGDWIFVSGTTGFNYHDMTIADDVVNQTEQCLKNIEEVLEQAGSSMSKIVRVTYILPDASEFEQTWPVLKKYLGEIRPSATMFAAGLADPRMKIEIQVTALNK; from the coding sequence ATGGCAAGAAAATTAATAAGTTCAGGGTCTTCATTCGAAAAAGAAATTGGATATTCAAGAGCTGTAGTAGAAGGAGATTGGATTTTTGTTTCTGGAACAACTGGTTTCAATTATCATGATATGACCATTGCTGATGATGTTGTAAATCAAACTGAGCAATGTTTAAAAAATATAGAAGAAGTTTTAGAACAAGCTGGCTCTAGCATGAGTAAAATAGTACGTGTAACTTATATTTTACCAGATGCTTCAGAATTTGAACAAACTTGGCCTGTTTTAAAAAAATATTTAGGGGAAATAAGACCTTCAGCAACAATGTTTGCTGCTGGATTGGCGGATCCGAGAATGAAAATAGAAATTCAAGTTACTGCATTAAATAAATAG
- the hisA gene encoding 1-(5-phosphoribosyl)-5-[(5-phosphoribosylamino)methylideneamino]imidazole-4-carboxamide isomerase produces MRIIPAIDIIDGKCVRLTKGDYNTKKIYNESPLEVAKEFEAAGIEYLHVVDLDGAKASEIINYKVLEQIASKTNLKIDFGGGLKSDKDLEIAFNSGANQITGGSIAVKNSTIFESWISTYGSQKIILGADFYPDNTGGKIATNGWQEESTLELIPFIADYHKKGIQYVICTDISKDGMLQGPSFDIYKEVLSEVKGLKLIASGGISTFDELPKLAENGCEGVIIGKAIYENKISLKQLENFILNK; encoded by the coding sequence ATGAGAATAATACCAGCCATAGATATTATTGACGGAAAGTGTGTTCGTTTAACAAAAGGCGATTACAATACCAAGAAAATATATAATGAAAGCCCGTTAGAAGTTGCCAAAGAATTTGAAGCTGCAGGAATAGAATATTTACACGTTGTAGATTTAGATGGCGCAAAAGCGAGCGAGATTATCAACTATAAAGTTTTAGAGCAAATTGCATCAAAAACTAACTTAAAAATTGATTTTGGTGGTGGTTTAAAGTCTGATAAAGATTTGGAAATTGCTTTTAATTCAGGAGCTAATCAAATTACTGGAGGTAGTATTGCTGTGAAAAACTCAACGATTTTTGAAAGTTGGATTTCAACATATGGATCTCAAAAAATTATTTTAGGAGCAGATTTTTATCCAGATAATACTGGAGGAAAAATAGCAACAAATGGATGGCAAGAAGAAAGTACTTTAGAATTGATTCCTTTTATCGCAGATTATCATAAAAAGGGAATTCAATATGTTATTTGTACAGATATTTCTAAAGACGGAATGTTACAAGGCCCAAGTTTTGATATTTATAAAGAAGTTTTATCCGAAGTAAAGGGTTTAAAATTGATAGCTTCTGGTGGAATTTCAACATTTGATGAATTACCAAAATTAGCAGAAAATGGTTGCGAAGGTGTAATTATTGGAAAAGCTATTTATGAAAATAAAATAAGCTTAAAACAATTAGAAAACTTCATTTTAAATAAATAA
- the hisF gene encoding imidazole glycerol phosphate synthase subunit HisF, producing the protein MLTKRIIPCLDIKNGRTVKGVNFVNLIDAGDPVVLAKQYAELGADELVFLDISATLEGRKTMREMVLKVAEQVNIPFTVGGGISSVEDVDLLLQCGADKVSINSSAIKRPDLVNELSNKFGSQCVVVAIDAKQIDGEWIVHLAGGTIPTELNLFEWAKEVEKRGAGEILFTSMNNDGTKAGFANEALAKLSTELNIPIIASGGAGTVQHFIDTFVDGKSDAALAASVFHFGEIPILELKQELKENNIPVRI; encoded by the coding sequence ATGCTTACAAAAAGAATAATTCCTTGTTTAGATATTAAAAACGGAAGAACTGTAAAAGGTGTAAATTTCGTTAATTTAATAGATGCTGGAGATCCTGTAGTTTTAGCAAAACAATATGCTGAATTAGGTGCAGATGAATTGGTTTTTCTTGATATTTCTGCCACTTTAGAAGGAAGAAAAACAATGAGAGAAATGGTTTTAAAAGTTGCAGAACAGGTAAATATTCCATTTACAGTTGGTGGTGGGATTTCTTCTGTGGAAGATGTAGATTTGTTATTACAATGTGGAGCAGATAAGGTTTCAATAAATTCATCAGCAATTAAAAGACCAGATTTAGTGAATGAATTATCTAATAAATTCGGAAGTCAATGTGTGGTAGTTGCAATTGATGCAAAACAGATTGATGGAGAATGGATTGTACATTTGGCTGGAGGAACCATTCCAACAGAACTCAATTTATTTGAATGGGCAAAAGAAGTAGAAAAACGTGGTGCAGGAGAAATTTTGTTCACTTCTATGAATAATGATGGTACAAAAGCAGGTTTTGCCAATGAAGCTTTAGCAAAATTATCAACCGAATTAAACATTCCAATTATTGCTTCTGGTGGCGCAGGAACAGTGCAACATTTTATAGATACATTTGTTGATGGAAAATCTGATGCAGCTTTGGCAGCAAGCGTTTTTCATTTTGGTGAGATTCCGATTTTAGAATTAAAACAAGAATTAAAAGAGAATAATATTCCTGTAAGAATTTAG
- the hisIE gene encoding bifunctional phosphoribosyl-AMP cyclohydrolase/phosphoribosyl-ATP diphosphatase HisIE: MKIDFNKNNDGLVPAIIQDATTKNVLMLGYMNEEAFAKTQETKLVTFFSRTKNRLWTKGEESGNVLNLVDIKLDCDNDTLLIQVNPNGPTCHKGSDTCWNEENKSNYGFFSTLENVITERVANKDTQKSYVASLFAKGISKVAQKVGEEAVETVIEAMDNNDELFLYESADLMFHYLMLLQAKGFTLKDIEAELMKRQK, from the coding sequence ATGAAGATAGATTTCAATAAAAATAACGATGGATTAGTTCCTGCAATCATACAAGATGCAACCACAAAAAATGTGTTGATGTTGGGTTATATGAATGAAGAAGCTTTTGCTAAAACTCAAGAAACAAAATTAGTAACATTTTTTAGTAGAACTAAAAATAGACTCTGGACAAAAGGTGAAGAAAGTGGAAATGTGTTGAATTTAGTCGATATAAAGTTAGATTGCGATAACGATACTTTGTTGATTCAAGTAAATCCAAATGGACCAACTTGTCATAAAGGTTCAGATACTTGTTGGAACGAAGAAAATAAATCGAATTATGGTTTCTTTTCAACTTTAGAAAATGTAATTACAGAAAGAGTTGCGAATAAAGACACTCAAAAATCTTACGTTGCAAGTTTATTTGCAAAAGGAATAAGTAAAGTGGCACAAAAAGTAGGAGAGGAAGCAGTGGAAACTGTTATTGAAGCAATGGACAATAATGATGAATTATTCTTATATGAATCTGCAGATTTGATGTTTCACTATTTAATGTTATTACAAGCGAAAGGTTTTACTTTAAAAGATATTGAAGCAGAATTGATGAAAAGACAGAAGTGA
- the yiaA gene encoding inner membrane protein YiaA, translating to MNYQTTVSANEETKKQKNSKKSKEELNHKPTPAYIGASWGVVIIGLLSYCIGLWNAGMELNEKGYYFAILLMGIYAVISLQKAVRDKAEQIKVSEMYYGISWVIVIASLLLLIIGLRNADLELSEKGFYAISYLLSLFGAITVQKNTRDIDFINTKSEEENS from the coding sequence ATGAATTATCAAACAACAGTTTCTGCAAACGAAGAAACTAAAAAACAGAAAAACAGTAAAAAATCTAAAGAAGAATTGAACCATAAACCAACACCTGCATATATTGGTGCAAGTTGGGGAGTTGTTATTATTGGACTGCTTTCTTATTGCATTGGTTTGTGGAATGCAGGTATGGAATTGAACGAAAAAGGATACTATTTTGCGATTCTTTTAATGGGTATTTACGCTGTTATTTCACTGCAAAAAGCAGTGAGAGACAAGGCTGAACAAATTAAAGTAAGCGAAATGTATTATGGAATCAGTTGGGTTATTGTAATTGCATCCTTGTTATTATTAATTATCGGTTTAAGAAATGCCGATTTAGAATTAAGTGAAAAAGGATTCTACGCAATTTCCTATTTATTAAGTTTATTTGGTGCAATTACCGTACAAAAAAACACCAGAGATATCGATTTTATCAACACTAAAAGTGAAGAAGAAAATAGTTAG
- a CDS encoding DUF2157 domain-containing protein translates to MNSKFKQELPKLIKQGVISEEIASKIESYYNSNSVNSSNKLFTVFGVIGSLLVGLGIILILAHNWDNFSTLTKTIFAFLPLIIGQIAVGYSILKKKSSTWLESSGTFLFFAVGSSISLVSQIYNIPGNLSSFLLAWILLCLPLVYLLKSNFVFNLCLIFSTVYAYELGYDYSSGYKTPWMYLGVIAGLMPFYINNLKHKIEENITTVSNFLIPLSVVISFGTFVKGDYQIYIIVYGFLFGFLYNVGKLTLFKNTRIRKNGFLLFGSLGLIIMMLTMSVKGFWNDNFLTLEIQNQSLLVSIVLLISTVFLLIYNKKTSKFSWNSLFEYASILILLIYFLNDIDGYLSIILANIIIFILGVGMIKKGTDTTNFGILNYGLLIITALISLRFFDTEMTFVIRGLLFISVGVGFFASNYLMLKKSRKNA, encoded by the coding sequence ATGAATTCAAAATTTAAACAAGAATTACCAAAACTAATCAAACAAGGTGTTATTTCTGAAGAAATAGCCTCAAAAATTGAGAGTTATTATAATTCTAATTCAGTTAATTCTTCCAACAAGCTTTTTACTGTTTTTGGAGTGATAGGAAGCCTTTTGGTAGGTTTAGGTATTATTTTAATATTGGCACATAATTGGGATAATTTCTCAACGCTAACAAAAACTATATTTGCATTTTTACCATTAATAATTGGACAAATCGCAGTTGGTTATTCAATATTAAAAAAGAAAAGTAGCACTTGGTTAGAATCTTCAGGAACATTTTTATTTTTTGCTGTGGGGTCAAGTATTTCATTAGTCAGTCAGATTTATAACATTCCAGGAAATTTAAGCTCCTTTTTATTAGCATGGATACTACTATGTTTGCCTTTGGTTTATTTATTAAAATCGAACTTTGTCTTTAATTTATGTTTAATTTTTTCAACAGTTTATGCTTATGAATTAGGCTATGATTATTCAAGTGGTTATAAAACACCTTGGATGTATTTAGGTGTAATCGCGGGTTTAATGCCTTTTTATATCAATAATTTAAAACATAAAATTGAAGAAAATATAACTACAGTAAGTAATTTTTTAATTCCATTAAGTGTTGTTATTTCTTTTGGAACTTTTGTAAAAGGAGATTATCAAATTTATATAATCGTTTATGGTTTTCTATTCGGATTCTTATATAATGTTGGAAAATTAACTCTTTTTAAAAATACAAGGATTCGAAAAAACGGATTCCTACTTTTTGGTTCTTTAGGTTTGATAATAATGATGCTTACAATGTCAGTTAAAGGATTTTGGAATGATAATTTTTTAACTTTAGAAATTCAAAATCAAAGTTTATTAGTTTCAATTGTATTGCTCATATCAACGGTTTTCTTATTAATTTATAACAAAAAAACATCAAAATTTAGTTGGAATAGTTTATTCGAATATGCTTCAATTTTAATACTTCTAATTTATTTTCTAAATGATATAGATGGTTATTTATCAATAATTTTGGCAAATATTATCATCTTTATTTTGGGAGTTGGTATGATAAAAAAAGGAACTGATACTACGAATTTCGGAATTTTAAATTACGGTTTATTAATCATTACAGCCTTAATTTCTTTGCGATTTTTTGATACAGAAATGACTTTTGTCATCAGAGGATTGTTATTCATTTCAGTAGGTGTAGGGTTCTTTGCATCAAATTATTTAATGTTAAAAAAATCAAGAAAAAACGCTTAA
- a CDS encoding GDYXXLXY domain-containing protein, with protein MKTSKIIMPIFLVVVAFQLMAPIKMIYDQENVLKTGKAYNFITQPLDPNDPFRGKYIRMNYEISSFKTKDSAWNRGEEIYVYVKDSLGFAKLDTVSKEKLNNNKDYIKAKVGGYYKHSNKLVFTLNNERFYMEESKAKPAEDLVRETQRTTSTKNFTYALIYIKDDISVLENVFITDTPIKDLVNKNSKDFNGL; from the coding sequence ATGAAAACATCAAAAATAATAATGCCAATTTTTTTAGTAGTTGTCGCATTTCAATTAATGGCGCCAATAAAAATGATTTACGACCAAGAAAATGTTTTAAAAACAGGAAAAGCATATAATTTTATAACACAACCTTTAGATCCCAATGACCCATTTAGAGGGAAATACATAAGAATGAATTATGAAATAAGTAGTTTTAAAACAAAGGATTCTGCATGGAATAGAGGTGAAGAAATTTACGTTTATGTAAAAGATAGCCTTGGTTTTGCAAAATTAGATACTGTAAGCAAAGAAAAATTAAATAATAATAAAGATTACATAAAAGCAAAAGTAGGAGGATATTATAAACATAGCAATAAACTAGTTTTCACTTTGAATAACGAACGTTTTTATATGGAAGAATCTAAAGCGAAACCAGCAGAAGATTTAGTGAGAGAAACACAAAGAACTACTTCAACAAAGAATTTTACATACGCATTAATTTACATTAAAGACGATATTTCTGTTTTGGAAAATGTGTTTATAACTGACACTCCAATTAAAGATTTGGTAAATAAAAATTCAAAAGATTTTAATGGCCTTTAA
- a CDS encoding EamA family transporter: MKANKSQILIIVAFISIYVIWGSTYLFNKVAVTELPPFFLACIRFSTAGVLMLMIAKIIGFSLKITKKQFLNSAIASLFFLILGNSVFVWALQYVDSGFAALIASTQPLFVLLILRFLDRKPMQKKSIIGIFLGITGMVLLVSQQELVTSSETILGILVMLGCVLGWSYGGVFVSKADLPKNFFVSTGIQMVIAGVVLAILSLSFHEKWTSPLNWSSNVQISMSLLIILGGIVAFTAFNYLLKVVSTEKVATSAYVNPVIALFMGWYFLDEKISTQSMIASAILLTGVYFITSRKRKVKNVTGTAKT; the protein is encoded by the coding sequence ATGAAAGCGAATAAATCTCAAATTTTAATTATTGTAGCATTTATATCCATTTATGTAATTTGGGGTTCTACCTATTTATTTAACAAAGTTGCAGTAACAGAATTACCTCCATTTTTCTTGGCTTGTATTCGTTTTTCCACAGCTGGTGTTTTAATGTTGATGATTGCTAAAATTATCGGTTTTAGTCTTAAAATTACTAAAAAGCAATTTCTCAATTCAGCCATTGCATCTTTATTCTTTCTAATTTTAGGAAACAGTGTTTTTGTTTGGGCTTTGCAATATGTAGATAGTGGTTTTGCTGCGTTAATTGCCTCTACACAACCATTATTCGTCTTACTAATTCTGCGTTTTTTAGATAGAAAACCCATGCAAAAAAAATCTATAATTGGAATTTTTTTAGGAATCACAGGAATGGTTTTATTGGTGAGTCAGCAAGAATTAGTAACCTCAAGTGAAACTATTTTAGGAATTTTAGTAATGTTAGGCTGTGTTTTAGGTTGGAGTTATGGAGGTGTTTTTGTTTCTAAGGCAGATTTACCAAAAAATTTTTTTGTGAGTACAGGAATACAAATGGTAATTGCTGGTGTTGTTTTAGCTATTTTAAGTCTTTCTTTTCATGAAAAATGGACTTCTCCTTTAAATTGGAGTTCAAACGTTCAAATATCGATGTCTTTATTAATTATTTTAGGTGGAATTGTTGCTTTTACAGCTTTTAATTATTTGCTAAAAGTAGTTTCAACCGAAAAAGTGGCGACATCTGCCTATGTAAATCCTGTAATTGCTTTATTTATGGGGTGGTATTTTCTGGATGAAAAAATCTCTACACAATCTATGATTGCTTCTGCCATTTTATTAACGGGTGTTTACTTTATTACTTCCAGAAAAAGAAAAGTAAAAAATGTAACTGGAACTGCTAAAACTTAA